A window of the Desulfobacula toluolica Tol2 genome harbors these coding sequences:
- the dnaJ gene encoding molecular chaperone DnaJ, with the protein MTEKRDYYELLGVARDVSKQELKKAYRKLAIKYHPDKNPDNKEAEDKFKEASEAYEVLSDDNKRQIYDQFGHRGLEGAGHSGPSGFEDIFSSFGDIFEDFFGFGSGGGRGNRVQRGSDLRYNMTIDFMEAAFGTEKTISIPRLDTCKECHGSGCEEGSRPETCSKCHGSGQFIQSQGFFKVKTTCPYCKGRGTIIANPCSTCRGAGRVEKTRKVQVKIPAGVDVGSKLRLSGEGEASPSPEGTSGDLYVVINVKPHKFFQRDNTDIICAIDISFIQAALGDEISIPTLVGEEKFKIPKGTQYGDVFRLKGEGIASLRTGRRGDQIIKVIIKTPTKLNSKQIELLKKFDKLDSNKISNKLKNLFKNL; encoded by the coding sequence ATGACAGAGAAACGTGATTATTATGAATTACTTGGCGTTGCCAGGGATGTTTCAAAGCAGGAATTGAAAAAAGCGTATCGGAAACTTGCAATTAAGTATCATCCTGATAAAAATCCGGACAATAAAGAAGCCGAAGATAAATTCAAAGAAGCATCTGAAGCCTATGAAGTTTTAAGTGATGATAACAAGCGCCAGATTTATGATCAATTTGGTCACAGGGGACTTGAAGGTGCCGGTCATTCCGGTCCAAGCGGGTTTGAGGATATTTTTTCCAGCTTTGGTGATATCTTTGAAGACTTTTTTGGATTTGGTTCGGGAGGAGGTCGTGGCAACAGGGTGCAGAGAGGCTCTGATTTAAGATATAACATGACCATTGATTTTATGGAGGCTGCCTTTGGTACTGAAAAGACCATTTCCATTCCAAGACTGGATACCTGTAAAGAGTGCCATGGATCAGGATGTGAAGAAGGTTCACGCCCGGAGACCTGTTCTAAGTGTCATGGATCAGGACAGTTTATTCAGAGCCAGGGCTTTTTCAAGGTGAAAACCACCTGTCCGTATTGCAAGGGCAGGGGAACCATTATTGCAAATCCATGCAGCACATGCAGAGGAGCCGGCAGGGTTGAGAAAACACGTAAGGTCCAGGTGAAGATTCCGGCAGGAGTGGACGTTGGATCAAAGCTTCGACTGTCCGGTGAAGGAGAGGCATCACCTTCTCCCGAAGGAACTTCAGGAGATCTTTATGTGGTGATCAATGTCAAGCCCCATAAGTTTTTTCAACGGGATAACACAGATATTATCTGTGCCATTGATATTTCATTTATTCAGGCCGCCCTTGGAGATGAGATCAGTATCCCGACTCTTGTTGGGGAAGAAAAATTCAAAATTCCAAAAGGCACTCAGTATGGGGATGTTTTCCGCTTGAAAGGGGAAGGTATTGCCTCGTTAAGAACCGGTAGAAGAGGTGACCAGATTATTAAAGTCATTATTAAAACACCCACAAAGCTGAATAGCAAACAGATTGAATTGTTGAAAAAATTTGACAAGCTTGATTCAAATAAAATATCCAACAAGCTGAAAAATCTTTTTAAGAACCTTTGA